A genome region from Christensenella minuta includes the following:
- a CDS encoding ABC transporter substrate-binding protein — protein MKRVFTLLLCVLLAAMPLVGCTGESGQLDADKIRIALVCREGMDYNVSRYQKGMEMALGEYEGPYQVTVETHGLDTMDFEGSMEMIESLADDPDITAVVTMQDYEVINAAARVMNDSGKALFAVQGYYDETVQEGYNTFFPFSLNAEHLGYAIGLYAFEAGARRVGCIHSGTEFELDEIVGFGRAMTMVNQADNETDTGYIELGSSLSEPFGSVEFSQEMATWKALGIDTAYVPYYRSLWGADILCAVRNAQPDMRLLTCFTLGSQATVDMLEDIEGAVMPAFYPVDQSAEYKEWAKRYEEKYGETPENEAVQGYDIANLVIENYDGDNKRLADNLRKNAGNAAGIAGNIVPDLLQGLSEPDYDVENPYDYEYLMVKDGKLVHTEP, from the coding sequence ATGAAAAGAGTATTCACACTATTATTATGCGTGCTTCTGGCGGCCATGCCCCTTGTGGGATGTACAGGAGAGTCCGGCCAACTGGATGCGGACAAGATCAGGATTGCCCTTGTGTGCAGGGAAGGGATGGATTATAATGTCTCCCGCTACCAAAAAGGAATGGAAATGGCACTCGGCGAATATGAGGGCCCCTACCAAGTCACCGTAGAAACCCATGGGCTGGACACCATGGATTTTGAAGGTTCCATGGAAATGATAGAAAGCCTTGCCGACGACCCGGATATTACTGCGGTCGTGACGATGCAGGATTACGAAGTAATCAATGCGGCTGCCCGGGTTATGAATGACAGCGGGAAAGCGCTTTTTGCCGTGCAGGGATATTATGACGAAACGGTACAGGAAGGCTACAATACTTTTTTCCCGTTTTCACTGAACGCGGAGCACCTGGGTTACGCCATAGGGCTGTATGCGTTTGAGGCGGGCGCAAGGCGCGTCGGGTGCATCCACAGCGGGACGGAATTTGAGCTTGATGAGATTGTCGGCTTTGGGCGTGCAATGACGATGGTAAACCAGGCGGACAACGAAACGGATACCGGCTATATAGAGTTGGGGAGCTCGCTTTCCGAGCCGTTTGGAAGCGTTGAATTCTCTCAGGAGATGGCCACATGGAAAGCGCTGGGAATAGATACCGCATACGTCCCGTATTACAGGTCGCTATGGGGCGCGGACATCCTGTGTGCCGTCAGAAACGCGCAGCCGGATATGCGGCTGCTGACCTGCTTTACGCTCGGTTCACAGGCGACGGTCGATATGCTCGAGGATATTGAAGGAGCGGTTATGCCGGCTTTTTATCCGGTGGATCAGAGCGCGGAATACAAGGAATGGGCGAAACGTTATGAGGAGAAATATGGAGAAACTCCTGAGAATGAGGCGGTGCAGGGATACGATATCGCGAATCTTGTGATCGAGAATTACGACGGGGATAATAAGCGGCTTGCGGACAATCTCAGGAAAAATGCCGGAAACGCGGCTGGAATTGCGGGAAACATTGTGCCGGACCTGCTGCAGGGATTATCCGAACCCGATTACGATGTGGAGAATCCGTATGACTACGAATATTTGATGGTAAAAGATGGGAAGCTGGTCCATACGGAGCCATAA
- a CDS encoding Dabb family protein, protein MEAAIRHMVVFNLRYDKDDPRAKDFIATAKKVFAGIPFAQNVMQCWEISPKNGYTYGFSFDFMKPEDYESYNNHPDHCKFVEERWNTEVTDFMEIDFKEM, encoded by the coding sequence ATGGAAGCAGCAATCAGGCACATGGTAGTATTTAATCTCAGGTACGACAAGGACGATCCCCGTGCCAAGGACTTTATCGCAACGGCAAAGAAGGTGTTTGCGGGCATTCCCTTTGCGCAGAACGTCATGCAATGCTGGGAGATCAGTCCGAAAAACGGCTATACTTACGGGTTTTCGTTCGACTTCATGAAGCCGGAGGATTACGAAAGCTACAACAATCATCCCGATCACTGCAAATTTGTTGAGGAACGCTGGAACACCGAAGTGACGGATTTCATGGAGATCGACTTTAAAGAAATGTGA
- a CDS encoding phospho-sugar mutase, translating into MTYQETYRVWKDALKGTEYEAELEALPKDEDALQDSFYKEMEFGTAGMRGIIGMGTNRMNVFTVKRATQALANNILAHGDPAAGVAVAYDTRKYSDLFARETAGVLCANGINVFMYDTPHSVPQLSFTILELKTTAGVVITASHNPPEYNGYKVYGEDGGQCPVADSDRITEYISQIDDMFRIRSMPLDEAERKGLLAYIGKDLDEIYFGKVEALCIHPETMKQQADKLNIVYTPLHGTGNVPVRRVLKDLGIKRLHVVPGQEHPDPAFPTVKAPNPEERQSFDLAMALANQKDANLILATDPDSDRLGVAIRNADHEFVILTGNQIGCLLMDYILSQKRQSFTGDEFVVKSIVTSDMVDVIAKHYGVELRSVFTGFKFIAEQIKLAERTGKGRFIFGFEESYGYLQGAFVRDKDAVQAAMMIAEAACWYNSLGRTLYEVLIDMYEKYGWFEELVISKTLYGREGIEKIQGAVSTLRKKYPETIGGFHVLAVRDYLRQERIDMQTGKTEPLGMEQSNVLYFELDGGRFIIRPSGTEPKLKSYLSTSSMNKQEAEYQLNKLKESAVNLIDKLTE; encoded by the coding sequence ATGACTTATCAGGAGACCTATCGGGTCTGGAAGGACGCCCTGAAGGGCACGGAATATGAGGCGGAGCTCGAAGCTCTCCCAAAGGATGAAGATGCTTTGCAGGATTCTTTTTATAAGGAAATGGAATTCGGTACCGCCGGGATGCGCGGCATTATCGGTATGGGAACCAACCGCATGAACGTATTCACGGTTAAACGCGCAACACAGGCTCTTGCGAACAATATCCTAGCACATGGCGACCCGGCCGCCGGGGTGGCGGTCGCCTACGACACACGCAAATACAGCGATCTTTTTGCACGCGAAACGGCAGGCGTGCTATGCGCAAACGGCATCAATGTGTTTATGTACGATACGCCGCACAGCGTTCCCCAGCTTTCTTTCACCATCCTTGAGCTGAAAACCACGGCGGGCGTCGTGATTACCGCAAGCCATAATCCGCCCGAATACAATGGGTATAAGGTCTACGGAGAGGACGGCGGACAATGTCCGGTCGCCGATTCCGACCGTATCACCGAATATATTTCTCAAATAGACGATATGTTTCGCATTCGATCCATGCCGCTTGACGAAGCGGAGCGCAAGGGGTTGCTTGCCTATATTGGGAAAGATTTAGATGAAATTTATTTTGGAAAGGTCGAAGCCCTGTGCATCCATCCCGAGACCATGAAACAGCAGGCGGACAAACTGAACATCGTGTACACTCCCCTGCACGGAACGGGCAACGTGCCCGTGCGGCGCGTTTTAAAAGACCTCGGGATCAAACGGCTCCATGTCGTTCCCGGGCAGGAGCATCCCGATCCGGCATTTCCGACCGTCAAAGCGCCCAATCCCGAAGAACGGCAAAGCTTCGATCTGGCTATGGCGCTCGCAAATCAAAAAGACGCCAACCTGATTCTCGCAACCGACCCGGACAGCGACCGTCTTGGCGTTGCCATCCGCAACGCGGATCATGAATTCGTAATCCTGACCGGGAACCAAATTGGCTGCCTGCTGATGGACTATATTCTCTCACAGAAACGGCAGTCTTTTACCGGCGACGAATTTGTAGTAAAATCGATTGTCACCAGCGATATGGTGGATGTGATCGCAAAGCACTACGGGGTCGAGCTTCGCAGCGTATTTACGGGCTTTAAATTTATCGCCGAACAAATCAAGCTTGCGGAACGCACGGGCAAAGGCAGATTTATCTTTGGCTTTGAAGAAAGCTACGGCTATTTGCAGGGTGCGTTTGTGCGCGATAAGGATGCGGTACAGGCGGCCATGATGATTGCTGAAGCCGCATGCTGGTACAATTCTCTCGGCCGCACGCTGTACGAAGTGCTCATCGATATGTATGAAAAATACGGCTGGTTTGAAGAACTCGTCATTTCCAAGACGCTTTACGGCAGGGAAGGAATCGAAAAAATCCAGGGAGCGGTCAGTACTCTGCGCAAGAAATATCCTGAAACAATCGGCGGCTTCCACGTGCTTGCGGTGCGCGATTATCTCAGGCAGGAGCGGATTGATATGCAGACGGGGAAAACGGAGCCTTTGGGCATGGAGCAATCGAATGTGCTCTATTTCGAGCTGGACGGCGGCCGTTTCATTATTCGCCCTTCCGGCACGGAGCCCAAGCTGAAATCGTACCTCTCCACTTCCTCAATGAACAAGCAGGAAGCGGAATACCAGCTCAATAAATTAAAGGAAAGCGCCGTCAACCTTATTGACAAGCTCACGGAATAG
- a CDS encoding lactate utilization protein has product MNEYQELIDLLNSKRFHAEFFEDTGSAKKRIMELISDADSIGIGGSQTIKESGLFDEIAATGKTIYSQTLERKKEKPDNMAVWRSAMGADVYLTSTNALTREGDLINIDGNGNRVAAMFFGPDKVIVLCGINKVSKGPHDAIARIKKTACPRNAKRLGLPTPCATEGVCRNCGLPERMCKVTVRIQYPPNGKDIHILLVNEVLGF; this is encoded by the coding sequence ATGAACGAATATCAGGAACTGATAGATTTATTGAACAGCAAGCGGTTCCATGCCGAATTTTTTGAAGACACCGGCTCTGCAAAAAAGCGCATAATGGAGCTTATTTCGGACGCGGATTCTATTGGCATCGGCGGCAGCCAGACCATCAAGGAATCCGGATTGTTCGACGAAATTGCCGCGACCGGTAAAACGATCTATTCCCAGACGCTCGAGCGAAAGAAAGAAAAGCCGGACAATATGGCGGTATGGCGCAGCGCAATGGGTGCCGACGTATACCTCACGTCCACCAACGCCCTCACGCGCGAAGGAGACCTCATCAATATTGACGGCAATGGCAACCGGGTTGCGGCAATGTTTTTCGGGCCGGATAAGGTGATCGTCCTGTGCGGGATAAATAAAGTCAGCAAAGGGCCGCACGATGCGATCGCCCGGATCAAAAAGACCGCCTGTCCCCGGAACGCAAAGCGTCTTGGCCTTCCCACGCCTTGTGCTACAGAAGGCGTATGCAGGAACTGCGGTCTGCCCGAGCGCATGTGCAAAGTGACAGTGCGCATCCAATATCCCCCGAATGGGAAGGATATCCATATCCTGCTGGTAAACGAAGTCCTTGGTTTCTGA
- the lepA gene encoding translation elongation factor 4, with the protein MKNEYQKNIRNFCIIAHIDHGKSTLADRLIEMTGTVAQRDIKEQLLDTMDLERERGITIKSQAVRMLYDRGGVQYELNLIDTPGHVDFTYEVSRSLAACEGAVLVVDASQGIEAQTLANVYLAMDNDLEIIPVINKVDLPSARPDEIAKEIEDVLGLDASDAPRISAKSGENVQQVLDAIVDKLPAPVGDEEKPLKALVFDSYYDNYKGAISYVRLIDGCVKEGTKIRFMASGKVFDTTEVGAFAPELVPTKELKAGDVGYIAASIKNVADTRVGDTVTDDRRPAAQALPGYKKITPMVYCGIYPADGAKYDDLRDALEKLQLNDASLLYDPEVSVALGFGFRCGFLGLLHMEIIQERLEREFDLDLVTTAPSVSYRVRMMSGEELEIDNPTNLPDPSMIEYMEEPIAKVSVMTPDTYVGAVMELCQEKRGIFKNMEYIEATRVLLHYEIPLNEIIYDFFDNLKSRTRGYASMDYEVQGYAKSDLVKLDILLNGEMCDALSIIVHRERAYGRGRSIAEKLKEVIPRQMFEIPIQAAIGGKIIARETVKALRKDVLAKCYGGDISRKKKLLEKQKEGKKRMRQVGSVEVPSEAFMSVLKMDK; encoded by the coding sequence ATGAAAAACGAGTATCAGAAGAATATACGGAATTTTTGTATTATAGCCCATATAGATCACGGGAAATCGACGCTGGCGGACAGGCTGATCGAAATGACGGGCACGGTCGCGCAGAGGGACATCAAGGAACAGCTCCTTGATACGATGGACCTTGAGAGGGAGCGCGGGATCACCATTAAATCGCAGGCGGTGCGCATGCTCTACGACCGTGGAGGCGTCCAGTATGAACTGAACCTGATCGATACGCCCGGGCATGTGGACTTTACCTACGAGGTATCGCGTTCGCTCGCGGCCTGCGAGGGAGCCGTACTTGTGGTGGACGCGAGTCAGGGAATCGAGGCCCAGACTCTTGCAAACGTATATCTTGCGATGGACAATGACCTTGAGATCATTCCGGTCATCAACAAGGTGGACTTGCCAAGCGCGCGTCCGGATGAAATCGCCAAGGAGATCGAAGACGTGCTTGGGCTGGACGCATCCGACGCCCCGCGTATCAGTGCGAAAAGCGGGGAAAATGTACAGCAGGTACTGGATGCAATCGTAGATAAACTTCCCGCACCGGTGGGCGATGAAGAAAAACCTTTAAAAGCATTGGTATTTGATTCTTACTACGATAACTATAAGGGCGCGATCAGCTATGTGCGCTTGATTGACGGATGTGTAAAGGAAGGAACGAAAATAAGGTTTATGGCGTCGGGGAAGGTGTTCGACACTACGGAGGTCGGCGCATTCGCCCCTGAGCTTGTTCCGACCAAAGAGTTGAAGGCGGGAGACGTGGGCTATATTGCAGCAAGCATCAAAAATGTCGCGGATACGCGCGTGGGCGATACGGTAACAGACGATCGACGGCCTGCCGCACAGGCGCTGCCAGGATATAAAAAGATCACGCCGATGGTATACTGCGGTATCTATCCGGCAGACGGGGCCAAGTACGACGATTTGCGCGACGCGCTGGAGAAACTGCAGTTGAACGACGCATCCCTTCTATATGACCCGGAGGTGTCCGTGGCCCTTGGGTTTGGCTTCCGCTGCGGGTTCCTCGGGCTGCTGCATATGGAGATTATCCAAGAGCGGCTGGAACGCGAATTCGATCTTGATCTTGTGACCACGGCTCCCAGCGTTTCCTACCGTGTGCGCATGATGAGCGGAGAAGAGCTTGAGATCGACAATCCGACAAACCTTCCGGATCCCTCTATGATCGAGTATATGGAGGAACCCATTGCCAAGGTGAGCGTGATGACGCCGGATACCTATGTGGGCGCGGTGATGGAACTGTGCCAGGAGAAACGCGGCATCTTCAAGAATATGGAATATATTGAAGCGACGCGTGTGCTTCTGCATTACGAGATTCCGCTCAACGAAATTATTTATGACTTTTTTGACAATTTGAAATCAAGGACGCGGGGATATGCGTCCATGGATTATGAGGTGCAGGGCTACGCCAAGAGCGACCTTGTGAAGTTGGATATCCTCCTCAACGGCGAGATGTGCGACGCGCTTTCAATCATTGTGCACCGGGAACGCGCTTACGGGCGGGGTCGTTCCATTGCGGAGAAACTCAAAGAAGTAATCCCGCGGCAAATGTTTGAGATTCCAATCCAGGCCGCGATCGGCGGGAAAATCATTGCGCGGGAAACGGTGAAGGCGCTGCGCAAGGATGTTTTGGCAAAATGTTATGGCGGCGATATCAGCCGCAAAAAGAAGCTGCTTGAAAAGCAGAAAGAGGGCAAGAAGCGTATGCGTCAGGTGGGCAGCGTAGAGGTGCCGTCCGAGGCCTTTATGAGCGTGCTTAAAATGGACAAGTGA
- the hemW gene encoding radical SAM family heme chaperone HemW → MLGIYLHIPFCLKKCSYCNFVSLERTELMDAYFCALKNEIGMTGRMYGRKVDSVFFGGGTPSFPPACYITETMDALRCAFDIEEDAEITLEANPCSLDARSLKEYRQAGINRLSIGMQAAQDRLLAVLGRQHTREQFECAYNLARDAGFSNINIDAIYALPGQESGEWGETLRFILKKEPEHISAYALKIEPETPLFHAVSAGAAVPADEDMDLAMYHMAQEILAERGFVNYEISNFAKEGFECMHNLKYWNVHDYLGLGAAAHSCMDQMRFSNTEDVEEYISDMQEGRLRYASSVLVPEKERKMEYIMLKLRLKKGFSFFDYKNRFDEDFREAFSREMEKVVSLGLAKTDGRGLYPTRRGFDLQNQLVSLLVCNL, encoded by the coding sequence ATGCTGGGCATTTATTTACATATTCCCTTTTGCCTAAAAAAATGTAGTTATTGCAACTTTGTGTCTCTAGAGCGTACAGAGCTTATGGATGCGTATTTCTGTGCGCTGAAAAACGAGATCGGCATGACGGGTCGGATGTACGGCAGAAAGGTGGATTCTGTTTTTTTCGGCGGGGGAACGCCGTCCTTTCCGCCTGCGTGCTATATTACGGAAACAATGGATGCACTGCGCTGTGCCTTTGACATCGAAGAAGACGCGGAAATTACCCTTGAAGCCAATCCTTGTTCGCTGGACGCACGGAGTCTGAAGGAATACCGTCAAGCGGGGATCAACCGCCTGAGCATCGGAATGCAGGCAGCCCAGGATCGTTTGCTGGCGGTGCTCGGAAGGCAGCACACGCGGGAGCAGTTTGAATGTGCCTATAATCTCGCGCGGGATGCCGGATTTTCAAATATCAATATAGATGCGATCTATGCGCTGCCTGGACAGGAAAGCGGGGAGTGGGGGGAAACGCTCCGCTTTATATTGAAGAAGGAGCCTGAGCATATTTCGGCCTATGCGCTGAAAATTGAACCGGAAACGCCGCTTTTTCATGCCGTGAGCGCGGGGGCGGCCGTGCCGGCGGACGAGGATATGGATCTCGCGATGTATCATATGGCCCAGGAGATTCTGGCGGAGCGGGGCTTTGTCAATTATGAGATATCAAACTTTGCAAAAGAGGGATTTGAATGTATGCACAACCTGAAATATTGGAATGTGCACGATTATCTCGGACTTGGGGCGGCGGCACACTCCTGCATGGACCAGATGCGTTTTTCCAATACGGAGGACGTAGAAGAATATATTTCCGATATGCAAGAGGGAAGGCTGCGGTATGCCTCGTCCGTGCTCGTGCCGGAAAAGGAACGTAAGATGGAGTATATTATGCTAAAGTTGCGGCTCAAAAAAGGCTTTTCTTTTTTCGATTACAAGAACAGGTTTGATGAAGATTTCCGAGAGGCATTTTCCAGAGAGATGGAAAAGGTGGTTTCACTGGGCCTTGCAAAAACAGACGGACGAGGCCTATATCCTACAAGGCGCGGATTCGATCTTCAAAATCAACTGGTTTCCCTGCTGGTCTGCAACCTGTAA
- the hrcA gene encoding heat-inducible transcriptional repressor HrcA, with amino-acid sequence MELSDRKLRILKAIIDDYIDTGIPVGSRTLSKKPDLDYSPATIRNEMADLEEMGLLEQPHTSAGRTPSDKAYRLYVDRLMHIDRITKDEAMFIRNYFDTRVDEIGEVLTSAAKALSDATKHISMVTAPNLESVKLKRIQIVKITEAKALLIFVTDNGLVQDKMINVPLAMDVHQLEALSNMLTEQVQNTSLKEAEEIIKSSCMDSLKEQKMIMSEVLDAINLNREKKELVFGGAQNIFNYPEYKDVSKAQHFLQLLETKDVLYKVMSAATDLEFSIRIGKENPYDDFKDMSIVTATYKIGGEKIGSFGVIGPTRMDYARVLSVLNYVGMSLSDILSCLLQTENKK; translated from the coding sequence ATGGAATTGTCAGACAGAAAATTGAGAATATTAAAAGCGATCATCGACGATTACATTGATACCGGAATTCCGGTTGGGTCGCGTACGCTTTCCAAAAAACCGGATCTTGATTACAGTCCGGCGACAATCCGAAACGAGATGGCAGACCTTGAAGAAATGGGGCTGCTTGAGCAACCGCACACCTCAGCGGGGAGAACGCCGAGTGACAAGGCCTACCGCTTATATGTGGACCGGCTGATGCACATCGACCGCATTACCAAAGACGAGGCGATGTTCATCCGCAATTATTTCGATACGCGCGTCGACGAGATCGGCGAGGTGTTGACCTCAGCGGCTAAAGCGCTGTCGGATGCCACCAAGCATATTTCGATGGTGACGGCGCCGAACCTTGAAAGCGTAAAGCTGAAACGCATCCAGATTGTAAAGATTACCGAAGCAAAAGCACTTTTGATTTTTGTAACGGACAATGGGCTGGTGCAGGACAAAATGATTAACGTACCGCTTGCGATGGATGTGCACCAACTTGAGGCACTTTCCAACATGCTGACGGAGCAGGTCCAGAATACGTCGCTGAAAGAAGCTGAAGAGATCATCAAAAGTTCGTGTATGGACAGCCTGAAAGAGCAAAAGATGATTATGAGCGAGGTACTTGACGCCATCAACCTTAATCGTGAGAAAAAAGAGCTTGTGTTTGGCGGGGCGCAAAATATATTCAATTATCCGGAATATAAAGATGTGAGCAAAGCGCAGCATTTCCTGCAGCTTCTGGAGACCAAAGACGTGCTCTATAAGGTGATGTCCGCAGCGACCGACCTTGAATTTTCAATCAGGATTGGAAAAGAGAATCCTTATGATGATTTTAAGGATATGAGTATCGTGACGGCAACCTATAAGATAGGCGGCGAGAAAATCGGATCGTTTGGTGTGATTGGGCCGACACGCATGGATTACGCGCGCGTACTTTCCGTGCTGAATTACGTAGGCATGAGTTTGAGCGACATTCTTTCATGTTTGCTGCAAACAGAGAATAAAAAATAA
- the grpE gene encoding nucleotide exchange factor GrpE — MEQERAAEEVKEQVVEERAEETKPEEKEEKKTAKHKAAAKKDKAQEKLKILEAEKEEYLNALQRERADFENYKKRNATLAASSFQNGVADTVMVILPILDNFERALAAECGDKAFFEGMTMIMRQMQDALRNLGVEEIGADGQFDPEVHNAVMQVEEEGFETNQIVEVLQKGYSLNGKVLRHSMVKVAK; from the coding sequence GTGGAGCAAGAACGGGCTGCGGAAGAAGTAAAAGAACAGGTTGTGGAAGAGCGGGCGGAGGAGACGAAGCCTGAGGAAAAAGAGGAAAAAAAGACGGCGAAGCATAAAGCTGCCGCCAAAAAGGACAAGGCGCAGGAAAAGCTGAAGATTCTGGAAGCGGAAAAAGAGGAATATTTAAACGCGCTGCAAAGGGAACGGGCGGATTTTGAGAATTATAAGAAGCGCAATGCGACCCTCGCCGCATCGTCATTTCAAAACGGCGTAGCGGATACCGTCATGGTGATATTGCCGATCCTCGACAACTTTGAACGCGCGCTGGCCGCAGAATGCGGAGACAAAGCGTTCTTTGAAGGAATGACGATGATTATGCGGCAAATGCAGGACGCGCTCCGGAACTTGGGTGTGGAAGAAATCGGCGCAGACGGACAGTTCGACCCGGAAGTGCATAATGCGGTGATGCAGGTGGAAGAAGAAGGGTTTGAGACCAATCAGATTGTCGAAGTGCTGCAAAAAGGATATAGCCTGAACGGAAAGGTGCTGCGGCACTCGATGGTAAAGGTTGCAAAGTAA
- the dnaK gene encoding molecular chaperone DnaK produces MGKVIGIDLGTTNSCVAVMEGGEAVVIPNAEGARTTPSVVAFSNNGERLIGQVAKRQAVTNPDHTVMSIKRDMGTDRKIDIDGKTYSPQEISAMILQKLKSDAEAYLGETVTQAVITVPAYFSDSQRQATKDAGKIAGLEVLRIVNEPTAAALAYGLEKDNNQKVLVYDLGGGTFDVSLLEIGDGVIEVLATSGNNRLGGDDFDDKIVGWMVDEFKKSNGIDLSGDKIAMQRLKEAAEKAKIELSGVMQTNINLPFITADATGPKHLDLNLTRAKFDELTADLVAATEGPTTNAIKDAGISSSDIDKILLVGGSSRIPAVQDMVKRITGKEPFKGINPDECVAMGAAIQAGVLGGEVKDVLLLDVTPLSLGIETMGGICTKLIDRNTTIPAKKSQIFSTAADGQTSVEIHVLQGEREMAAANKTLGRFTLTGIAPAPRGVPQIEVTFDIDANGIVNVSAKDMGTGKEQKITITASTNLSDDEIDKAVKDAEKFAAEDEKRKEEVEARNNADSLIYQTEKTLKDLGDKVPKDDQKKIEDELAATKEALKTNNPDTIKSATEKLQKVSFDTFGKIYQQAGGDPNAAAGGAQGGAGFDPNYDPNGGTKKDDNVVDADYEVVDDDKKDDKKDK; encoded by the coding sequence ATGGGTAAAGTAATCGGAATTGACCTTGGAACAACAAATTCATGCGTAGCAGTCATGGAAGGCGGCGAGGCCGTCGTAATCCCAAACGCGGAGGGCGCGCGGACGACACCGTCCGTCGTGGCTTTTTCAAATAATGGCGAAAGATTGATCGGCCAAGTTGCAAAGCGCCAGGCGGTCACTAATCCGGACCATACCGTTATGTCGATCAAGCGCGACATGGGAACGGACAGGAAGATAGACATTGACGGCAAGACCTATTCGCCGCAGGAAATTTCTGCGATGATCCTTCAGAAGCTGAAGTCTGATGCGGAAGCTTATCTTGGAGAAACGGTTACGCAGGCGGTTATTACGGTGCCGGCGTACTTCTCCGATTCACAGCGGCAGGCGACGAAAGACGCGGGTAAAATCGCAGGCCTCGAAGTGTTGCGTATCGTGAACGAGCCTACGGCAGCGGCGCTGGCCTACGGGCTTGAAAAAGACAATAACCAGAAGGTTCTTGTGTATGACTTGGGCGGCGGAACATTCGACGTATCACTGCTCGAGATCGGCGACGGAGTAATTGAAGTGCTCGCTACGAGCGGAAACAACCGCCTCGGCGGCGATGATTTTGACGATAAGATTGTCGGGTGGATGGTTGACGAATTCAAAAAGAGCAATGGGATCGACCTCTCCGGCGATAAGATTGCAATGCAGCGGTTAAAGGAAGCGGCGGAAAAAGCGAAGATCGAGCTTTCCGGCGTGATGCAGACAAATATCAACCTGCCGTTCATCACGGCTGATGCTACCGGACCGAAGCATCTCGATCTCAACCTTACGCGGGCGAAATTTGACGAACTCACGGCCGACCTTGTTGCCGCAACAGAAGGGCCGACCACAAATGCAATCAAGGATGCGGGTATCAGCAGTTCGGATATCGACAAAATCCTGCTTGTAGGCGGCTCTTCCCGTATTCCGGCCGTACAGGACATGGTAAAACGGATTACGGGCAAGGAACCCTTCAAGGGCATCAATCCGGATGAATGTGTGGCAATGGGCGCGGCGATTCAGGCGGGCGTTCTTGGCGGCGAAGTCAAGGATGTACTGCTTCTTGACGTAACGCCTCTTTCCCTTGGTATTGAAACGATGGGCGGCATCTGCACAAAACTTATCGATAGGAACACGACGATCCCGGCGAAAAAAAGTCAGATTTTCTCTACCGCCGCAGATGGCCAGACCAGTGTTGAGATCCATGTACTGCAGGGCGAACGTGAAATGGCAGCCGCCAATAAAACGCTCGGCCGGTTCACGCTTACCGGCATCGCTCCGGCCCCGAGGGGCGTTCCGCAGATCGAAGTCACCTTCGATATCGACGCGAACGGTATCGTGAATGTTTCCGCAAAGGATATGGGGACTGGCAAGGAACAAAAGATTACGATTACGGCATCCACAAACCTGTCGGATGACGAGATCGACAAGGCAGTAAAAGACGCGGAGAAATTCGCGGCGGAAGATGAAAAGCGCAAGGAAGAGGTCGAAGCGCGCAATAACGCGGATTCCCTGATCTATCAGACGGAAAAAACCTTGAAAGACCTTGGCGACAAGGTGCCGAAGGACGACCAGAAAAAGATTGAGGATGAGCTGGCCGCAACCAAGGAAGCGCTGAAGACAAACAATCCGGATACGATCAAATCTGCAACTGAAAAGCTGCAAAAGGTATCCTTTGATACGTTCGGCAAAATCTATCAGCAGGCGGGCGGAGATCCAAACGCCGCGGCAGGAGGCGCACAGGGCGGCGCGGGCTTCGACCCCAATTATGATCCGAACGGCGGTACAAAGAAGGACGACAACGTGGTAGACGCGGATTATGAAGTCGTTGACGATGATAAAAAGGATGACAAGAAGGACAAATAG